Proteins from one Microbacterium proteolyticum genomic window:
- a CDS encoding conjugal transfer protein TrbL, whose protein sequence is MSVCDIPVISGVCDAVGEGVASLVAAPFDWLAQAMGAAAGWLFEAVWSVFDTTTLVDVTGAEYVGVYNLLFGVAIFVMLIFFCLQLITGLIRRDPGALPRAALGLAKSVLGSFVVLTLTGTLLEITDQLCIGIVQATGNSMEDMGDKIALLGGALAGINIAAPGVGAIITIFLAGLAISAAAIVWFSLLVRKALLLVAIVFAPVALAGASWDATRGWFGKWATFVIALILSKLVLVVVFLVAVAQVSQPIDLDLASISDPIAGVVLMLVAAFAPYMTYKFISFVGFDMYHAMSAEQEAKSAMNRPVPVPSGGGNGASPKKILDGGDAPSGGGRPAAPTGAPPSGTGGGSASAGGAGAGAQAGAAAPAGGAAASGGGAGAGAAGGGAAAAGGGAAAAGPIGAAVVVGAKVAGAAATAGPKAGNAVAAAVGGHADAAEPTAPTPAAPPSSPPSAPARPAAPASPPPRQPDPPARPQPPAKKE, encoded by the coding sequence ATGAGCGTGTGCGACATCCCCGTGATCTCCGGCGTCTGCGACGCCGTCGGCGAAGGCGTCGCCTCCCTGGTCGCCGCGCCGTTCGACTGGCTCGCGCAGGCAATGGGCGCCGCCGCGGGATGGCTGTTCGAGGCCGTGTGGTCCGTGTTCGACACCACGACCCTCGTCGACGTCACCGGCGCCGAGTACGTCGGCGTCTACAACCTGCTGTTCGGCGTCGCCATCTTCGTGATGCTCATCTTCTTCTGCCTCCAGCTCATCACCGGCCTGATCCGCCGCGACCCCGGCGCGTTGCCCCGTGCCGCGCTGGGGCTGGCGAAATCCGTGCTCGGCTCCTTCGTCGTCCTCACCCTGACCGGGACGCTGCTGGAAATCACCGACCAGTTGTGCATCGGCATCGTCCAAGCCACCGGCAACTCGATGGAAGACATGGGCGACAAGATCGCCCTCCTCGGCGGGGCGCTGGCCGGCATCAACATCGCCGCCCCCGGCGTCGGCGCGATCATCACGATCTTCTTGGCAGGGCTTGCGATCTCCGCCGCCGCGATCGTGTGGTTCTCCCTGCTCGTGCGCAAAGCGCTGCTGCTGGTCGCGATCGTATTCGCCCCGGTCGCCCTGGCCGGCGCGTCATGGGATGCGACCCGCGGCTGGTTCGGCAAGTGGGCGACGTTCGTGATCGCCCTGATCCTGTCCAAACTCGTCCTCGTCGTCGTCTTCCTCGTCGCCGTCGCCCAGGTCTCCCAACCAATCGACCTCGACCTCGCCTCCATCAGCGACCCGATCGCCGGCGTCGTCCTCATGCTCGTCGCCGCGTTCGCGCCGTACATGACCTACAAGTTCATCTCCTTCGTCGGGTTCGACATGTACCACGCGATGTCGGCCGAACAGGAGGCCAAGTCCGCCATGAACCGGCCCGTGCCGGTCCCGAGCGGGGGCGGTAACGGCGCGTCCCCGAAGAAGATCCTCGACGGCGGCGACGCCCCCTCTGGTGGCGGCCGGCCTGCGGCCCCCACCGGGGCACCCCCGAGCGGGACCGGGGGTGGCAGCGCATCAGCGGGTGGAGCGGGCGCCGGCGCACAGGCTGGAGCCGCCGCTCCCGCTGGTGGCGCCGCCGCCTCGGGCGGAGGCGCCGGCGCGGGTGCTGCGGGCGGTGGTGCGGCCGCGGCGGGTGGCGGCGCGGCCGCTGCAGGTCCGATCGGCGCGGCCGTCGTTGTCGGCGCGAAGGTCGCAGGAGCCGCCGCGACTGCCGGACCCAAGGCCGGCAACGCCGTCGCCGCCGCAGTCGGTGGGCACGCAGACGCCGCCGAGCCGACCGCGCCCACCCCGGCCGCACCGCCGAGCAGCCCGCCGTCCGCTCCGGCGCGGCCGGCCGCGCCGGCATCGCCGCCGCCACGGCAGCCCGACCCGCCGGCCCGTCCGCAGCCCCCGGCGAAGAAGGAGTAG
- a CDS encoding DUF6112 family protein, with product MIDIDPNGTGLPGIEQLRTIVGAIMTVGLILSVLALIVSAIIWGFGANSSNPHLASRGKVGVLVSCGAAIICGASVTLINFFWNVGQSV from the coding sequence GTGATCGACATCGACCCCAACGGCACCGGCCTGCCCGGTATCGAGCAGCTGCGCACCATCGTCGGCGCGATCATGACCGTGGGCCTGATCCTCAGCGTCCTGGCCCTGATCGTCTCGGCGATCATCTGGGGCTTCGGCGCGAACAGCAGCAACCCCCACCTCGCCAGCCGCGGCAAGGTCGGCGTCCTGGTCAGCTGCGGCGCGGCGATCATCTGCGGCGCGAGCGTCACCCTCATCAACTTCTTCTGGAACGTGGGCCAGAGCGTATGA
- a CDS encoding DUF6112 family protein, which produces MDVFPDFGATGGATELRQVIGALLMFVLIIAVLMLIVCAITWALASSHGNYQTATRARTGLLVALGTAVLAGAGVAWLNWLITLGSGL; this is translated from the coding sequence ATGGACGTGTTCCCCGACTTCGGCGCCACCGGGGGCGCGACGGAACTGCGTCAGGTCATCGGAGCCCTGCTGATGTTCGTGCTCATCATCGCCGTGCTGATGCTCATCGTCTGCGCGATCACCTGGGCGCTGGCGTCCTCACACGGCAACTATCAGACAGCCACCCGCGCACGGACGGGACTGCTCGTCGCGCTCGGCACCGCCGTGCTCGCCGGCGCCGGCGTCGCGTGGCTGAACTGGCTGATCACCCTCGGCTCCGGTCTCTGA
- a CDS encoding M23 family metallopeptidase encodes MKKLALALALLIFLGPSPALLAVGLLVNPAMQAAACLPGSLTVGAIPEELTATAADGTSITLTRTQLTHAATIITVGGRTSGVGAPGVVIALMAALTESRLRMLANTGTYPESGDYPNDGNGADHDSLGLFQMRPASGWGTVAELMDPDYQARAFYGGPDGPNYPSPRGLLDIPGWQQMDPGEAAQAVEVSAYPDRYQNYRPVAETILRVLTTPPRGGGGGSATPIVPETTRIVFPLPTGTWVRSDPFGMRIHPITGERSMHTGTDLAAADGTPIFAIADGVVTHAGPSGGYGNLIVIEHTVGGQRVASAYAHMWANAIYVTDGQTVTAGQHIGDVGSSGQSTGAHLHFEIREGGSNAAAVDSEPWLAEHGALDLDAASTSACRPGAGVA; translated from the coding sequence GTGAAGAAGCTCGCCCTCGCCCTCGCGCTGCTGATCTTCCTCGGCCCGTCGCCGGCGCTGCTGGCCGTCGGGCTACTGGTCAACCCGGCCATGCAGGCCGCGGCATGCCTGCCCGGCTCCCTGACGGTCGGTGCCATCCCGGAGGAGCTGACCGCGACCGCGGCGGACGGCACCTCGATCACGCTGACCCGAACGCAGCTGACCCATGCGGCCACGATCATCACGGTCGGCGGGCGCACCAGTGGCGTTGGCGCGCCGGGCGTCGTCATCGCGTTGATGGCTGCCCTGACCGAATCGCGGCTGCGGATGCTCGCCAACACCGGCACCTATCCCGAGTCCGGCGACTACCCGAACGACGGGAACGGCGCCGACCACGACAGCCTCGGGCTGTTCCAGATGCGACCCGCCTCCGGCTGGGGAACCGTCGCGGAACTGATGGACCCCGACTACCAGGCGCGCGCGTTCTACGGCGGACCTGACGGCCCCAACTACCCGAGCCCGCGCGGGCTGCTCGACATCCCCGGCTGGCAGCAGATGGACCCCGGCGAGGCTGCGCAAGCGGTCGAGGTTAGCGCCTACCCCGACCGCTATCAGAACTACCGGCCGGTGGCCGAGACGATCCTGCGCGTCCTGACCACCCCGCCACGCGGAGGAGGCGGAGGCTCGGCCACCCCGATCGTGCCGGAGACCACCAGGATTGTGTTTCCGCTGCCGACCGGAACCTGGGTGAGATCCGACCCGTTCGGGATGCGCATCCACCCCATCACCGGTGAGCGGTCGATGCACACGGGGACCGACCTCGCCGCCGCGGACGGCACCCCGATCTTCGCGATCGCCGACGGCGTGGTCACCCACGCCGGACCATCCGGCGGCTACGGCAACCTCATCGTCATCGAGCACACGGTCGGAGGGCAACGGGTGGCGTCCGCCTACGCGCACATGTGGGCCAACGCCATCTACGTCACCGATGGGCAGACCGTGACGGCCGGACAGCACATCGGCGACGTCGGCTCCTCCGGGCAGTCCACCGGAGCCCACCTGCACTTCGAGATCCGCGAAGGCGGGTCGAACGCCGCTGCCGTTGATTCCGAGCCGTGGCTGGCCGAACATGGCGCGCTCGACCTGGACGCCGCCAGCACCTCTGCATGTCGCCCTGGCGCGGGGGTGGCCTGA
- a CDS encoding ParB N-terminal domain-containing protein — translation MSESDPTAGHIELEWSLDAIRMGYRHRREQGNIPELAESIRRQGFLHPLTIAPDGLLICGGRRYLAAQYLGLKTVNVWVRTGISDKLSLLLAEQDENQLRLDYTDLEKASLYRELRAELAADAARRQEASRFTAEGRNPRSDGAAESTAPQTEAGDTREQAALIVTGKKGYTKLEQIGRLEELAADAAQPASVRESAQAGLDAIGQGGPVSPAYRRAQAEQSLAELERLAEDDTEPGGVRDAAARALARLRSQQATTRAAGLERVAAETLARVRGATKRRPAQTLTAAGPDEAARYPVRVFVATVDDLQGFTSHFDPVELAAALDEEQWAGFEAVLDALNEMAEQMRSARAHRLIAL, via the coding sequence ATGAGCGAGAGCGACCCGACTGCCGGGCACATCGAACTGGAGTGGTCTCTCGACGCGATCCGCATGGGCTATCGGCACCGGCGCGAGCAGGGCAACATCCCGGAGCTGGCGGAGTCGATCCGTCGTCAGGGGTTCCTGCACCCGCTGACGATCGCCCCTGACGGGCTGCTCATCTGTGGCGGACGGCGCTACTTGGCGGCGCAGTACCTCGGGCTGAAGACCGTGAACGTGTGGGTGCGCACCGGGATCTCCGACAAGCTCTCCCTGCTGCTGGCGGAGCAGGACGAGAACCAGCTCCGCCTGGACTACACCGACCTGGAAAAGGCATCTCTGTACCGGGAGCTGCGCGCCGAGCTCGCCGCGGACGCCGCCCGCCGCCAGGAGGCCAGCAGGTTCACCGCGGAAGGAAGAAACCCCAGGTCAGACGGTGCCGCCGAATCGACGGCACCGCAGACTGAAGCCGGTGACACCCGCGAGCAGGCGGCGCTGATCGTCACCGGCAAGAAGGGATACACGAAGCTGGAGCAGATCGGCCGGCTGGAGGAACTCGCCGCCGATGCGGCGCAGCCGGCGTCCGTGCGCGAATCCGCCCAGGCCGGGCTGGACGCGATCGGCCAGGGCGGACCCGTCAGCCCCGCCTACCGGCGGGCGCAGGCCGAGCAGTCCCTCGCCGAACTGGAGCGTCTGGCCGAGGACGACACCGAGCCCGGCGGGGTCCGCGACGCCGCGGCCCGCGCGCTCGCCCGCTTGCGCAGCCAGCAGGCCACCACCCGCGCGGCCGGACTGGAGCGCGTCGCCGCCGAGACGCTCGCCCGCGTCCGCGGGGCGACCAAGCGTCGCCCCGCCCAGACACTGACAGCCGCAGGGCCGGATGAGGCAGCCCGCTACCCGGTGCGGGTGTTCGTCGCCACCGTGGACGACTTGCAGGGCTTCACCTCGCACTTCGATCCCGTCGAGCTCGCCGCCGCGCTCGACGAGGAGCAGTGGGCCGGGTTCGAGGCCGTGCTCGACGCGCTGAACGAGATGGCCGAGCAGATGCGCTCGGCACGCGCCCACCGTCTGATCGCCCTCTGA
- a CDS encoding DUF2637 domain-containing protein, with translation MFIAIGAFWLSFTALADLARRSGIDDAQAWAWPLIVDGIIVVATVAVVALAGQRTAWYPWLLLMAGALVSVTANAIHAIVAADADVPAVLAASVAAVPPLVLLAITHLTVALTRARPSVSEPAPEPMPHFSAEPAEPAEPPASGRELAVVLRDEGWSNKRIARHVGVHPSTVGRWLGARTSPIAITATADTEGTPS, from the coding sequence GTGTTCATCGCGATCGGTGCGTTCTGGCTGTCCTTCACCGCACTGGCGGATCTCGCGCGTCGCTCCGGGATCGACGATGCGCAGGCATGGGCCTGGCCCCTCATCGTGGACGGCATCATCGTCGTCGCCACGGTCGCGGTCGTCGCCCTCGCCGGGCAGCGCACGGCCTGGTATCCGTGGCTGCTGCTGATGGCCGGCGCCCTCGTGTCGGTCACCGCGAACGCGATCCACGCGATTGTCGCCGCCGACGCGGATGTGCCGGCAGTACTCGCCGCCTCGGTCGCCGCCGTGCCGCCGCTCGTGCTGCTCGCGATCACCCATCTCACCGTCGCCCTTACCCGGGCCCGCCCGTCCGTTTCCGAGCCGGCCCCGGAACCCATGCCGCACTTTAGTGCGGAGCCGGCCGAACCGGCGGAGCCGCCGGCGTCCGGGCGGGAGCTCGCCGTAGTGCTGCGCGACGAGGGCTGGTCGAACAAGCGGATCGCTCGGCACGTCGGCGTGCATCCCTCGACCGTGGGCCGGTGGCTGGGAGCGCGCACCTCTCCGATAGCGATCACCGCGACCGCCGACACGGAAGGAACGCCCTCATGA
- a CDS encoding bifunctional DNA primase/polymerase, translated as MDIGTVLRAVALMPLPDAARTLAEAGVPAFPCRPRGKEPRTEHGFHDASAEPRQVAAWWRRWPTANIGVPTGAVSGFEVVDVDVHPAGTGYAAFGRAQRAGLIDGWAALVRSPSGGLHAYYPATPGVPHRSWQAPAAHVDFRGDGGYIVVPPSTVVGHNGERSYAVIATASSDALPVDAPALRELLDPRPAPAPWAGPRDRVGDLDPERLARWVAARGEGERNRALFWAACRAAEAGVSSADAHAVLGPAAERAGLPVPEITTTIRSAYRTVLPHAPARPALAGGSAAAAQPPIRAAL; from the coding sequence ATGGACATCGGCACCGTGCTGCGCGCCGTCGCCTTGATGCCGTTGCCGGACGCGGCACGGACGCTCGCCGAGGCCGGCGTCCCCGCCTTTCCGTGCCGGCCTCGCGGCAAGGAGCCGCGCACTGAGCACGGCTTCCACGACGCGAGCGCCGAGCCGCGTCAGGTCGCTGCCTGGTGGCGGCGATGGCCGACGGCGAACATCGGCGTTCCGACCGGCGCCGTCTCCGGGTTCGAGGTGGTCGACGTCGACGTCCATCCGGCCGGGACCGGGTACGCCGCATTCGGTCGAGCGCAGCGCGCCGGCCTGATCGACGGATGGGCCGCGCTGGTGCGCTCCCCGTCCGGCGGATTGCACGCCTACTACCCGGCGACCCCCGGCGTCCCGCACCGTTCCTGGCAGGCGCCGGCCGCGCACGTCGACTTCCGCGGCGATGGCGGCTACATCGTCGTGCCGCCTTCGACGGTGGTTGGCCACAACGGGGAGCGCTCCTACGCCGTGATCGCCACCGCGAGCTCCGACGCGCTCCCGGTCGACGCGCCCGCCTTGCGTGAGCTGCTGGACCCGCGTCCGGCGCCCGCTCCGTGGGCGGGGCCGAGGGATCGTGTCGGAGACCTGGACCCTGAGCGGCTGGCTCGGTGGGTCGCCGCGCGCGGGGAGGGCGAACGTAACCGTGCCCTGTTCTGGGCGGCGTGCCGCGCCGCCGAGGCGGGCGTCTCGTCCGCGGACGCGCACGCCGTCCTCGGGCCGGCGGCCGAACGGGCTGGCCTGCCGGTGCCGGAGATCACCACGACGATCCGATCCGCATACCGGACCGTACTGCCGCACGCGCCGGCCCGGCCCGCGCTCGCGGGCGGGTCGGCGGCAGCGGCGCAGCCCCCGATCCGGGCGGCCTTGTGA
- a CDS encoding helix-turn-helix transcriptional regulator: MTTAQPTRGHPAGRINERVTAPVNRRDAAAPLQDLDGTGGRYVIGRPAGPPLSAVESVRTERIHRAVFGHAKIVHVLEGAAHIATATGIHELTPGFAMTLGAGMWCSVRPAPTVRLWTLFFDESFLRSHMRWVLADITRVRPGLHPDAWDGSALVLQPGVDILHRIEPLWRQISLVNETAPPEVATTRLISLFSRAVEIALPTLLAEDGAVPDRLVLPVRGRLAQPPIARPVRRSVELLRSRMAEPWTVGRLAAEVAVSRAHLTRGFTQQVGVAPMRFLIEIRLTEFTRLIEETDLPIADASRQVGWKDARVAAVWFRKRFGITPRQYRRHPHPSCTGAMPCESCRGVCALTPVLEPVTRAVSRDSRRDAHIRRLP, from the coding sequence GTGACCACGGCGCAACCTACCAGAGGCCACCCAGCTGGTCGCATCAATGAACGCGTGACGGCGCCAGTGAACCGACGGGATGCGGCCGCACCCCTGCAGGATCTTGACGGCACCGGCGGCCGCTACGTTATTGGCAGGCCGGCCGGGCCGCCGTTGTCGGCGGTGGAGAGCGTGCGCACCGAACGCATCCACCGCGCGGTGTTCGGGCACGCCAAGATCGTCCACGTCCTCGAGGGCGCGGCACATATCGCGACAGCCACAGGCATCCACGAGCTGACGCCGGGCTTCGCGATGACTCTCGGGGCCGGCATGTGGTGCTCAGTGCGTCCGGCGCCAACTGTGCGGCTATGGACCCTGTTCTTCGACGAATCCTTCCTCCGCTCGCACATGCGATGGGTGCTCGCCGACATCACGCGGGTCCGCCCAGGCCTGCATCCCGACGCGTGGGACGGCTCGGCACTCGTGCTGCAGCCCGGCGTGGACATCCTGCACCGCATCGAACCGCTCTGGCGCCAGATCAGCCTCGTGAACGAGACCGCGCCACCGGAGGTCGCGACCACGCGACTGATCTCTCTGTTCTCCCGCGCTGTTGAGATCGCCCTGCCAACGCTGCTCGCCGAGGACGGCGCCGTGCCGGACAGGTTAGTCCTCCCAGTGCGCGGCCGGCTCGCGCAGCCGCCGATCGCTCGCCCCGTGCGCCGCTCGGTCGAGCTGTTGCGCTCGCGCATGGCCGAGCCGTGGACGGTCGGCAGGCTAGCCGCGGAGGTGGCCGTCTCCCGCGCCCATCTCACGCGCGGGTTCACCCAGCAGGTCGGCGTCGCCCCCATGCGGTTCCTCATCGAGATCCGCCTGACGGAGTTCACGCGACTAATCGAGGAAACCGACCTGCCTATCGCCGACGCATCCCGGCAAGTCGGATGGAAGGACGCGCGAGTTGCGGCAGTATGGTTCCGCAAGCGCTTCGGAATCACCCCCAGGCAGTACCGGCGGCATCCGCATCCTTCCTGCACCGGCGCGATGCCGTGTGAGTCGTGCCGTGGCGTGTGCGCCCTCACCCCGGTCCTTGAGCCCGTAACGCGTGCGGTGTCGCGTGATTCGCGCCGCGACGCTCACATTCGGCGTCTTCCCTAG
- a CDS encoding multicopper oxidase family protein: MSTSRPVLSASLTRRGFLGVSVGALATVALASCAPAATWVQPDGTPVKDAERRRGGTGKVTTATLAAAPLVLDLAGKTAATWAFGSTPAPVIRLGAGDTLQATVRNQLDTDTSVHWHGIALRNDMDGVPPVTQEPVGAGAAFDYEFIVPDPGTYWFHPHVGVQLDRGLYGALIVEDPNEPLAYDDEWVIILDDWLDGVTATPDQVLEELSAGMGDMGGMDDMFMRMGNTLMGATSDLLGGDAGDVYYPLYLINGKPVDDPTQFTGKPGDRVRLRIINAGSDTAFRLAVGGHGLTITHSDGFPVTPVEVDSILIGMGERYDATITLGDGAFPLIAQAEGKRARGFAVIRTAAAATAPAADVSIPELSSSRVGTAQLLAADSRAALSSRQPDRSIAIALTGGMADYDWGIDGRRFDMTQPLDAAHEIREGERVRLTITNDTEMWHPFHLHGHTYQHQDDGPRKDTSIILPKQTLTVDFDADNPGLWIAHCHNIYHAETGMTTVIGYRS, from the coding sequence GTGAGCACGAGTCGTCCTGTGCTCAGCGCGTCCCTCACCCGCCGTGGCTTCCTTGGCGTCAGCGTCGGCGCGCTCGCCACCGTCGCCCTAGCGTCCTGCGCGCCGGCAGCGACCTGGGTGCAACCGGACGGCACTCCAGTGAAGGATGCGGAGCGGCGACGTGGCGGCACCGGCAAGGTCACCACCGCGACCCTTGCCGCCGCGCCGCTCGTGCTGGACCTGGCCGGCAAGACAGCCGCCACCTGGGCCTTCGGCTCGACCCCGGCCCCAGTGATCCGCCTCGGCGCCGGAGACACCCTCCAGGCCACCGTCCGCAACCAGCTCGACACCGACACCTCCGTGCACTGGCACGGGATCGCGCTGCGCAACGACATGGACGGGGTGCCCCCCGTCACGCAGGAGCCCGTCGGCGCCGGCGCAGCCTTCGACTACGAGTTCATCGTCCCCGACCCTGGCACCTACTGGTTCCACCCCCACGTCGGCGTGCAACTGGACCGCGGCCTCTACGGCGCCCTGATCGTCGAGGACCCGAACGAACCGCTGGCCTACGACGACGAATGGGTGATCATCCTCGACGACTGGCTCGACGGCGTCACCGCCACCCCCGACCAGGTACTCGAAGAACTCTCCGCCGGGATGGGTGACATGGGCGGAATGGACGACATGTTCATGCGGATGGGCAACACGCTCATGGGCGCCACCTCCGACCTGCTCGGCGGCGACGCCGGCGATGTCTACTACCCCCTCTACCTCATCAACGGGAAGCCGGTCGACGACCCCACCCAGTTCACCGGCAAGCCCGGCGACCGGGTCCGATTGAGGATCATCAACGCCGGCAGCGACACTGCGTTCCGTCTCGCAGTCGGCGGCCACGGTTTGACCATCACCCACAGCGACGGGTTCCCCGTGACCCCGGTGGAGGTTGACAGCATCCTGATTGGGATGGGCGAACGCTACGACGCGACCATCACTCTGGGCGACGGGGCGTTCCCGCTCATCGCTCAAGCCGAGGGGAAGCGAGCTCGCGGCTTTGCGGTCATCCGCACCGCCGCCGCGGCCACTGCCCCGGCGGCCGACGTGAGCATCCCGGAGCTGAGCAGCAGCCGAGTCGGGACCGCGCAGCTGCTGGCCGCCGACAGCCGTGCGGCGCTGTCCTCCCGGCAGCCTGACCGGTCCATCGCGATCGCGCTCACCGGAGGGATGGCCGACTACGACTGGGGCATCGACGGGCGGCGGTTCGACATGACCCAGCCCCTGGACGCAGCGCACGAGATCCGGGAAGGCGAACGCGTTCGGCTCACGATCACCAACGACACCGAGATGTGGCACCCGTTCCACCTGCACGGGCACACATACCAGCACCAGGACGACGGCCCGCGGAAGGACACCTCGATCATCCTGCCGAAACAGACCCTCACCGTCGACTTCGACGCCGACAACCCCGGCCTCTGGATCGCGCACTGCCACAACATCTACCACGCCGAAACCGGCATGACCACTGTCATCGGCTATCGGTCGTGA